A DNA window from Micromonospora sp. NBC_01739 contains the following coding sequences:
- a CDS encoding ArsR/SmtB family transcription factor, whose protein sequence is MVRLLADPLRARIVQILAEGPATTSHLVAETAAKQPNVSGHLKLLREAGVVTAEPRGRFTYYRLVPDLLQGAALHLADLAAQARANSENFRAC, encoded by the coding sequence GTGGTGCGGTTGTTGGCGGATCCGTTGCGGGCGCGGATCGTGCAGATCCTCGCCGAGGGCCCGGCGACCACCTCGCACCTGGTCGCGGAGACCGCGGCGAAGCAGCCCAACGTGTCCGGACACCTCAAGCTGCTGCGCGAGGCCGGTGTGGTGACCGCCGAGCCACGGGGACGCTTCACCTACTACCGGCTGGTCCCGGACCTCCTCCAGGGTGCCGCGCTGCACCTGGCCGACCTGGCCGCGCAGGCCCGGGCCAACTCCGAGAACTTCCGGGCCTGCTGA
- a CDS encoding FAD-dependent oxidoreductase, whose protein sequence is MSEEQTAAACCGTVAATGQTDTGCGPSENVTAEAGCCDPVDTSVAPDVSATAPLAGRVEGPYPVVVIGAGPVGLAAAAHLYERGLPFTVLEAGPSAGAAVAEWGHVRLFSPWRYNLDQAAQRLLAAAGWTTPDLELMPTGAELVEAYLRPLAALPQIAPHLRYEAPVAAIGRVGVDRVRTAGREQAPFVVRLATGEDLHAAAVIDASGTWHTPNVLGANGLPAHGETDPRTRTLIDPALPDVLGTDRERYAGRHTIVVGAGHSAANTLLALAELAEQEPDTTITWVTRGGSIDRAIGGGDADALPGRGALGTGVKLLVDSGRVRLVTGFAVHAVAAVDGHLQLTAADGRALTADRIIAATGFRPDHRIAAELRLDLDPVLGCTRALAPLIDPNDHSCGTVRPHGVDELTQPEPGYFAVGMKSYGRAPTFLMATGYEQVRSIAAALAGDWTAARDVQLDLPETGVCSVTPSGDLPLVSLSPGGGCCEG, encoded by the coding sequence ATGAGCGAGGAGCAGACCGCCGCGGCATGCTGCGGCACCGTTGCGGCCACTGGGCAGACCGACACCGGTTGCGGCCCGAGCGAGAACGTGACGGCGGAGGCGGGCTGCTGCGACCCGGTCGACACATCAGTCGCGCCTGATGTCAGCGCGACGGCTCCACTGGCTGGACGGGTCGAGGGACCGTACCCGGTCGTGGTGATCGGCGCGGGGCCGGTGGGTCTGGCCGCGGCGGCCCACCTGTACGAGCGGGGGCTGCCCTTCACCGTGCTGGAGGCCGGCCCCTCGGCCGGAGCGGCCGTGGCCGAGTGGGGACATGTGCGACTGTTCTCCCCCTGGCGGTACAACCTCGACCAGGCCGCCCAGCGGCTGCTGGCCGCCGCCGGATGGACCACCCCCGACCTCGAACTCATGCCCACCGGCGCGGAGCTGGTCGAGGCGTACCTGCGACCGCTGGCGGCCCTGCCGCAGATCGCCCCGCACCTCCGCTACGAGGCCCCGGTCGCGGCGATCGGCCGCGTCGGTGTCGACCGGGTCCGGACCGCCGGCCGTGAACAGGCGCCGTTCGTCGTACGGCTGGCCACCGGCGAGGACCTTCACGCCGCCGCCGTCATCGACGCCTCCGGCACCTGGCACACCCCGAACGTGCTCGGCGCCAACGGACTCCCCGCGCACGGCGAGACCGACCCGCGGACCAGGACCCTGATCGACCCGGCGCTGCCGGACGTGCTCGGCACCGACCGCGAGCGGTACGCCGGCCGGCACACCATCGTCGTCGGCGCGGGACACTCTGCCGCGAACACCCTGCTCGCGCTCGCCGAACTGGCCGAGCAGGAGCCGGACACCACCATCACCTGGGTCACCCGGGGCGGCTCCATCGACCGGGCGATCGGCGGCGGGGACGCCGACGCGCTACCCGGCCGGGGGGCGTTGGGCACCGGAGTCAAGCTGCTCGTCGACTCCGGTCGGGTCCGGTTGGTCACCGGCTTCGCCGTGCACGCCGTCGCCGCCGTCGACGGGCACCTCCAGTTGACCGCCGCCGACGGGCGGGCGTTGACCGCCGACCGGATCATCGCCGCCACCGGCTTCCGGCCCGACCACCGCATCGCCGCCGAACTGCGCCTCGACCTCGATCCCGTGCTGGGCTGCACCCGGGCCCTCGCCCCCCTGATCGACCCGAACGACCACTCCTGCGGCACCGTCCGCCCGCACGGCGTCGACGAACTGACCCAACCCGAACCCGGCTACTTCGCGGTCGGCATGAAGTCCTACGGTCGGGCCCCGACCTTCCTGATGGCCACCGGGTACGAGCAGGTCCGCTCCATCGCCGCAGCCCTGGCCGGGGACTGGACCGCCGCCCGTGACGTGCAGCTGGACCTGCCCGAGACCGGCGTCTGCTCCGTCACCCCGAGCGGGGACCTGCCGCTGGTCAGCCTCTCCCCCGGTGGCGGCTGCTGCGAAGGATGA
- a CDS encoding acyl carrier protein has protein sequence MADTELRERVAALVGEATAGEVAAADVLTGDSLVALGVDSLALLRLVDAIELEYGVEIDLAAAPALDTLDDLVALLATTHPAPTPDQA, from the coding sequence GTGGCTGACACTGAACTGCGCGAGCGGGTCGCGGCCCTGGTGGGCGAGGCCACGGCCGGCGAGGTGGCGGCGGCCGACGTACTGACCGGCGACTCCCTGGTCGCCCTCGGCGTCGACTCCCTGGCGCTGCTGCGCCTGGTCGACGCGATCGAGCTGGAGTACGGCGTGGAGATCGACCTGGCCGCCGCGCCCGCCCTGGACACCCTCGACGACCTGGTGGCCCTACTGGCCACCACCCACCCGGCGCCCACCCCCGACCAGGCCTGA
- a CDS encoding non-ribosomal peptide synthetase: MGTAEATYAQHAVWFTEQAGTAGTAYHMALGVRFGAELDTQSLVAACTSVIERHPILSARLTGDHDGTPRLAPADTRPSVGCGDLTDARIAEEIARPFDLHTGPLARFTLLTGAEGDHLLLVAAHHVAFDGTSKDVLARDLAVAYAAARAQEPTEPLTRADDHTDLAAAEQQRVAADLPAAREYWARHWSGPGDVVLPGLRRLPTGAEPGVAVAADLPADLVEGVDRLAATLGLTRFEVLFAALHALLARYGNQHTPVGVALSTRTPEQADLIGLFVNELPVTAETGPATFRDHAQALRTRLREVYRHRAVPLAHAVTGLRPAPALTPVSIGYRRRGAEPVFPGVPSRVEWTLFSGAARNALHVQIVDAPTGITISLQHSPTAIDTEAVRRIGGHLHTLLAAVVADPDRPVARLPLLSDEELDQVDRAGTDTARSYPVATIPDLFAAQVAAAPEAPAVLDGDLTLSYGRLDEAARRLAGALRQRGVGPGSLVAMPLERSWQAVVTMLAVLRCGAAYLPIDPAHPAARQEMVLADAAPTLVVTATGTTSDRPTLALDEVALLDGPVPPDPAEHPGADALAYVLYTSGSTGRPKGVAVSHGPLANMLFGFRDLLDSGPAHRWLHLTSLSFDIFAVEVLLPLVTGGQVVVASKVSALEGAAVSALIRAAGVTHAQATPSGWRVLLEAGLGAPDDPTPPLVALAGGEALPVTLARELRARTARLINAYGPTEATVYATVADIPADPAEVTIGTPLPNVRAYILDAAGLPAPIGLPGELYLAGAGLALGYLGRDDLTAQRFVPDPYGPVGARMYRTGDRCRWRPDGQIEFLGRTDHQVKIRGHRIELGEIDARLLDHPGVAEAVTVLRQDTDEPRLVAYLVPRPGGVPEPADLRHHLAASLPQAALPSDYVTLDRLPLSANGKVDRAALPAPAERPTEPEATAPVDDDPLVAELRLIWQEVLRIPDIGVHEDLFDLGGHSLTITRISGRIQQRLGVEVPLDAFFDTPTIAEIADIVRQLTKES; encoded by the coding sequence GTGGGCACCGCCGAGGCGACCTACGCACAGCACGCGGTCTGGTTCACCGAGCAGGCCGGGACCGCCGGCACGGCGTATCACATGGCGTTGGGGGTACGGTTCGGCGCCGAACTGGACACCCAGTCCCTCGTAGCGGCGTGCACGAGTGTGATCGAGCGGCATCCCATCCTGTCCGCCCGGCTCACCGGCGACCACGACGGCACCCCCCGCCTGGCCCCGGCCGACACCCGCCCCTCGGTCGGCTGCGGTGACCTGACCGACGCCCGGATCGCCGAGGAGATCGCCCGCCCCTTCGACCTGCACACCGGGCCCCTGGCCCGGTTCACCCTGCTCACCGGCGCCGAGGGTGACCATCTGCTGCTGGTAGCCGCACACCATGTGGCCTTCGACGGCACCTCCAAGGACGTCCTGGCCCGGGACCTGGCCGTCGCGTACGCCGCCGCCCGGGCGCAGGAGCCCACCGAACCGTTGACCCGCGCGGACGACCACACCGACCTGGCCGCGGCCGAACAGCAGCGGGTCGCCGCCGACCTGCCCGCCGCCCGCGAGTACTGGGCCCGGCACTGGTCCGGCCCCGGTGACGTCGTCCTGCCCGGTCTGCGTCGGCTGCCCACCGGTGCCGAACCCGGTGTCGCCGTGGCCGCGGACCTGCCGGCCGACCTGGTCGAGGGGGTCGACCGGCTGGCCGCAACGCTGGGCCTGACCCGCTTCGAGGTGCTCTTCGCGGCCCTGCACGCCCTGCTGGCCCGCTACGGCAACCAGCACACCCCGGTGGGGGTGGCGCTGTCCACCCGTACCCCCGAACAGGCCGACCTGATCGGACTCTTCGTCAACGAACTGCCGGTCACCGCCGAGACCGGCCCGGCGACCTTCCGCGACCACGCCCAGGCGCTGCGGACCCGGCTGCGGGAGGTGTACCGGCACCGGGCCGTGCCGCTGGCCCATGCCGTGACCGGCCTGCGGCCGGCACCGGCGCTCACCCCGGTCAGCATCGGCTACCGGCGCCGTGGTGCCGAGCCGGTCTTTCCCGGGGTACCCAGCCGGGTGGAGTGGACCCTGTTCAGCGGTGCCGCCCGCAACGCCCTGCACGTGCAGATCGTCGACGCACCCACCGGCATCACGATCAGCCTCCAGCACAGCCCCACCGCCATCGACACCGAGGCGGTACGCCGCATCGGCGGACACCTGCACACCCTGCTGGCCGCCGTGGTCGCCGACCCGGACCGGCCGGTGGCGCGGCTGCCGCTGCTGTCCGACGAGGAACTCGACCAGGTAGACCGGGCCGGCACCGACACCGCCCGCAGCTATCCGGTCGCGACCATACCGGACCTGTTCGCCGCCCAGGTCGCCGCGGCCCCGGAGGCCCCGGCCGTGCTCGACGGTGACCTGACGTTGAGCTATGGCCGACTGGACGAGGCCGCCCGGCGGCTGGCCGGGGCGTTGCGGCAGCGCGGGGTCGGGCCCGGATCGCTGGTGGCGATGCCACTGGAGCGGTCCTGGCAGGCGGTGGTGACCATGCTGGCGGTGCTCCGCTGCGGCGCCGCCTACCTGCCGATCGACCCGGCTCACCCGGCCGCCCGGCAGGAGATGGTGCTGGCCGACGCCGCCCCGACCCTGGTGGTGACCGCCACCGGGACCACCTCGGACCGGCCCACCCTGGCCCTGGACGAGGTCGCCCTGCTCGACGGCCCGGTGCCGCCGGACCCGGCCGAACACCCCGGCGCCGATGCGCTGGCCTATGTGCTCTACACCTCCGGATCCACCGGCCGTCCCAAGGGGGTGGCGGTGAGCCACGGGCCCCTGGCGAACATGCTGTTCGGGTTCCGGGACCTGCTGGACAGCGGGCCGGCCCACCGGTGGCTGCATCTGACCTCGCTGTCGTTCGACATCTTCGCGGTGGAGGTCCTGCTGCCCCTGGTCACCGGCGGGCAGGTGGTGGTGGCTTCGAAGGTCAGCGCCCTGGAAGGCGCGGCCGTGTCGGCGTTGATCCGCGCGGCCGGCGTCACCCACGCCCAGGCCACCCCGTCCGGCTGGCGGGTGCTGCTGGAGGCCGGCCTCGGCGCCCCGGACGACCCCACGCCGCCGCTGGTCGCCCTCGCCGGTGGCGAGGCCCTGCCGGTCACCCTGGCCCGGGAGCTGCGGGCCCGCACCGCCCGGTTGATCAACGCGTACGGGCCGACCGAAGCCACCGTGTACGCCACCGTGGCCGACATTCCCGCCGACCCCGCTGAGGTCACCATCGGCACCCCGCTGCCGAACGTGCGGGCGTACATCCTGGACGCCGCCGGTCTGCCCGCGCCCATCGGCCTGCCCGGTGAGCTGTACCTGGCCGGTGCCGGGCTGGCCCTCGGCTACCTGGGGCGCGACGACCTGACCGCGCAACGGTTCGTACCCGACCCCTACGGTCCGGTCGGTGCCCGGATGTACCGCACCGGTGACCGGTGCCGGTGGCGGCCGGACGGGCAGATCGAGTTCCTCGGCCGCACCGATCACCAGGTCAAGATCCGGGGCCACCGGATCGAGTTGGGGGAGATCGACGCTCGGCTGCTGGACCACCCCGGGGTGGCCGAGGCGGTCACCGTGCTCCGGCAGGACACCGACGAGCCGCGCCTGGTCGCCTACCTGGTGCCCCGACCGGGGGGTGTGCCGGAGCCGGCCGACCTGCGGCACCACCTTGCGGCGAGCCTGCCGCAGGCGGCCCTGCCCAGCGACTACGTCACCCTGGACCGGCTGCCGCTGAGCGCCAACGGCAAGGTGGACCGGGCCGCCCTGCCCGCCCCGGCCGAGCGGCCGACCGAGCCCGAGGCCACCGCCCCGGTCGACGACGATCCCCTGGTGGCGGAGTTGCGGCTGATCTGGCAGGAGGTGCTGCGGATCCCGGACATCGGGGTGCACGAGGACCTGTTCGACCTGGGTGGACACTCGCTGACCATCACCCGGATCAGCGGACGCATCCAGCAGCGACTAGGGGTGGAGGTACCGCTGGACGCCTTCTTCGACACCCCGACCATCGCCGAGATCGCCGACATCGTCCGACAGTTGACGAAGGAGTCCTGA
- a CDS encoding class I adenylate-forming enzyme family protein produces MTTPAPRTVPDLLDWRAGLHPEQVAVEVHGVATLTFADWAAESNRLAAALLARGLGRGDRVGLLFGAHDWTRFAVAYCGVLRAGGVAVPLSDRLAAGQLEYALTHCAATAVLHGDGTPAPTVPAGLPVWTCADLLTEASPVEATAARPGDLAQILYTSGTTGRPKGVAASHANLTVGAPQLPRRLALAHSRRFLHAFAIGTNAGQTMLLNALTAKAGALTLPRFTPVRFARLVEVPGTGTVFVVPSIAVELLDSGALRGRDTSGVQLIGSTAAPLAPAVAARLAEVFPAATIVNYYTSTEAAPAQTTMIYDPARREAVGRPVGGQLMVADADGNPLPVGTTGDVWLRAPFTRAYYRDEAANRATFRDGWVRMGDIGRLDADGYLYLTDRHQDVIKTGAFKVSTLEVEAALYEHPLVAEAAVVGVPHPVLGSAVAAALVPRPPAGPDDLTLPVVRGFLADRLADYQLPARVLVLDRLPHNEGGKVLKRQLTDLFEK; encoded by the coding sequence ATGACGACCCCCGCCCCCCGTACGGTGCCGGACCTGCTGGACTGGCGCGCCGGCCTGCACCCGGAACAGGTGGCCGTCGAGGTGCACGGCGTGGCCACCCTGACCTTCGCCGACTGGGCCGCCGAGTCGAACCGGCTGGCCGCCGCCCTGCTGGCCCGGGGACTGGGTCGGGGTGACCGGGTGGGCCTGCTGTTCGGTGCCCACGACTGGACCCGCTTCGCGGTCGCGTACTGCGGGGTGCTGCGGGCCGGCGGGGTGGCCGTGCCCCTGTCCGACCGGCTGGCCGCCGGACAACTCGAGTACGCCCTGACCCACTGCGCGGCCACCGCCGTGTTGCACGGCGACGGGACCCCCGCCCCGACCGTACCGGCCGGGCTGCCGGTCTGGACCTGCGCGGACCTGCTCACCGAGGCCTCCCCTGTCGAGGCCACAGCGGCCCGCCCCGGTGACCTGGCCCAGATCCTCTACACCTCCGGCACCACCGGGCGGCCCAAGGGGGTGGCGGCCAGCCACGCCAACCTGACCGTCGGGGCACCCCAGCTTCCCCGCCGGCTGGCCCTGGCCCACTCCCGGCGGTTCCTGCACGCCTTCGCCATCGGCACCAACGCCGGGCAGACCATGCTGCTCAACGCGCTCACCGCCAAGGCCGGTGCGCTGACCCTGCCCCGCTTCACCCCGGTCCGGTTCGCCCGGCTGGTCGAGGTACCCGGCACCGGCACCGTCTTCGTGGTCCCGTCGATCGCCGTCGAACTGCTCGACTCCGGCGCCCTGCGCGGGCGGGACACCAGCGGGGTACAGCTGATCGGGTCCACCGCCGCGCCACTGGCACCGGCGGTCGCCGCCCGGCTGGCCGAGGTCTTCCCGGCGGCCACCATCGTCAACTACTACACCTCCACCGAGGCGGCCCCCGCGCAGACCACGATGATCTACGACCCGGCGCGGCGGGAGGCGGTCGGCCGACCGGTCGGCGGGCAGCTGATGGTCGCCGACGCCGACGGCAACCCCCTGCCGGTCGGCACCACCGGCGACGTGTGGCTGCGGGCCCCCTTCACTCGCGCCTACTACCGGGACGAGGCCGCCAACCGGGCCACCTTCCGCGACGGGTGGGTGCGGATGGGCGACATCGGCCGGCTGGACGCCGACGGCTACCTGTACCTCACCGACCGACACCAGGATGTGATCAAGACCGGGGCGTTCAAGGTCTCCACCCTGGAGGTGGAAGCGGCACTGTACGAACACCCCCTGGTCGCGGAGGCCGCCGTGGTGGGGGTGCCGCACCCGGTGCTCGGCTCGGCGGTCGCCGCCGCCCTGGTACCCCGCCCACCGGCCGGCCCGGACGACCTGACCCTGCCGGTGGTCCGCGGCTTCCTCGCCGACCGGCTGGCCGACTACCAGTTGCCCGCCCGGGTCCTGGTGCTCGACCGGCTGCCGCACAACGAGGGCGGCAAGGTGCTCAAACGGCAGCTCACCGACCTGTTCGAGAAATGA